One window from the genome of Chloroflexota bacterium encodes:
- a CDS encoding energy-coupling factor transporter transmembrane protein EcfT, with the protein MENFEFLRNVTIGQYLPGHSLIHRLDPRTKILGTILLIGIITFSGSYTGNVILLATILALLFISGVSVSYALQGLRPALPFIIVLATLQLLFYGNYPAPSDQAQTLWHWSIVHITSTSIQIAVVSLFRLSELFLLISLLTFTTTATELTYGVESLLRPFTRLGFPAHELAMIITIALRFVPTLAEELERIMKAQASRGADFSPKGQLRFVKQTKQMIPLLIPLFINAFRRAEELIVAMEARCYAGGRGRTNLKHLQASRLDYWAILGLGLYALAMGIYKFSW; encoded by the coding sequence ATGGAGAATTTTGAATTCCTGCGGAACGTCACCATAGGACAATACCTACCAGGGCATTCGTTGATCCACCGTCTGGATCCCAGGACAAAGATCTTAGGGACGATCCTGTTAATCGGTATAATCACCTTCAGTGGTTCCTATACAGGTAACGTCATCCTGCTCGCTACTATCCTCGCCCTGTTGTTCATCTCTGGCGTATCAGTTAGTTACGCACTTCAGGGATTGCGTCCGGCCCTGCCATTCATTATCGTTTTAGCTACACTCCAGCTCCTTTTTTACGGCAACTACCCAGCACCAAGCGACCAGGCGCAAACGCTGTGGCACTGGAGCATTGTTCACATAACCTCAACCAGTATTCAAATAGCCGTGGTCTCCCTGTTCAGATTATCAGAGCTGTTCTTGCTCATCAGCTTGCTCACCTTTACAACAACCGCCACCGAACTCACCTATGGGGTGGAGAGCTTACTGCGCCCCTTCACTCGCCTCGGCTTCCCAGCCCATGAGTTGGCTATGATCATTACCATCGCCCTTCGTTTCGTGCCTACTCTAGCGGAAGAACTGGAGAGAATTATGAAAGCCCAAGCCTCACGAGGAGCCGACTTCTCCCCAAAAGGCCAACTTCGCTTCGTAAAACAAACAAAACAAATGATCCCCCTGCTGATTCCTTTATTCATCAATGCCTTCCGCCGGGCCGAAGAATTAATCGTGGCCATGGAAGCGCGTTGTTACGCCGGTGGAAGGGGTAGAACTAATCTAAAACATCTTCAAGCATCAAGGTTGGATTATTGGGCTATCCTTGGCCTGGGCCTCTACGCCCTGGCCATGGGTATATATAAATTTTCTTGGTAA
- a CDS encoding ECF transporter S component — protein sequence MTLTVRRIVVAGILAGIVILLGSTQWGFIPVPTPAQRATILHIPAIIGGIMEGWLVGAIIGTIFGIFSFLTSPNPIFKDPFVSILPRIFIGITAYLAYAPLRRLNQPLALGVAAAVGTLTNTILVLTMAVVRGYMPPSVALAVGITHGIPEVVVAIIVVVAVGLALMGVELGTRRSRL from the coding sequence ATGACTCTGACCGTCAGGAGAATCGTTGTCGCTGGCATTTTGGCCGGCATCGTCATCCTGCTGGGATCCACCCAATGGGGGTTCATCCCTGTCCCTACCCCGGCTCAACGGGCCACAATCCTGCATATACCGGCCATCATTGGTGGCATTATGGAAGGGTGGCTGGTAGGGGCCATTATTGGCACTATCTTCGGCATCTTCAGCTTCCTGACCTCTCCCAACCCTATATTTAAAGACCCCTTTGTATCAATCTTACCTCGCATTTTCATTGGGATCACAGCCTATCTTGCTTACGCTCCGCTGCGCCGCTTGAATCAACCGCTGGCCCTGGGCGTAGCGGCAGCTGTGGGGACGCTCACGAACACTATCCTGGTCCTGACCATGGCCGTGGTGCGTGGCTATATGCCCCCTTCCGTCGCCCTGGCCGTCGGTATAACTCACGGTATACCTGAGGTGGTTGTAGCTATCATCGTCGTCGTGGCTGTGGGGCTGGCCTTGATGGGAGTAGAACTAGGCACCCGTCGGTCCCGGTTATAA
- a CDS encoding DUF2298 domain-containing protein translates to MASLTIGHTLRGKGHSIALLGILILAAAFRYFGVNWDQSQHMHPDERQITMVALNLSLPWPPNWSNLVDPHLSTLNPHFFAYGSFPIYLLRLIALIASLANPNLDSYNYLNLVGRFISASFDLGIILVSYRLATIVYGRSVALLSAAFIALTVFHIQAAHFYAVDTLLTFFVLLSLLAALHVLRRPTISNSIFAGSSVGLALACKVSALPIIVPLVGAFLLASPPQHAEDLSQRRPSLPYLWHKIALLSLALTSTVVVFFITQPYALLDWTSYLSDVIYQNNMVRGIIDLPYTRQYVGTISYLYFLTNLTIWGMGPLLGSVAVAGTILVIVRGLRQPRQEEWLLLAWVIPYFLITGSFYAKFMRYLLPIMPLLSIYGAAALLWLRDRLKRQNPPLMLMVNAFIASVVLASLFYSLAFVSIYSRPLTRVTASRWIYEHIPPGSILSYEHWDDRLPFDLVVDGKHRASNEYKFLEMPLYEKDDQAKLYLIIRNLGQSDYIVFSSNRLYGSIPKSPERYPLTTRFYELLFDEKLGYHLKKVFTSYPGLFGLQLVDDWADESFTVYDHPKVLIFERTKMLSDEELREAFAPVLMKMDAELSGKKQGLLLTPAQLKTISTGGTYYKIFDRNGLENKLPILIWAVMIEVIGVAMLPLALAVFPNLSDGGYPFTKTIGLLILSWLTWISVSLGVWPNTRGTVFAIFIILTITGGCLGYMRRQALISFWRTKRGLILGYEAIFWIAFSLFVLIRLANPDLWHPYRGGEKPMDLAYLIATIKSASFPPYDPWFAGGYMNYYYFGQIIVATLIKLSGIIPTTAFNLVIPTLFALTFSGTFSLGYNISAGWIRAGRIPTFLSGLAAAIFATSIGNLGGALQIIAQVAHLGGGHGGEPLSAMVNHVLIGAWRLLSGVVPFSIPPDWYWVSSRIYPGATVNEFPLFTFLFADLHAHLIALPFTILLLGLVLNLVKGCTRGSATSAQRASISIISGQLPLLGILSLTLGGLFITNSWDFPTYLLISGVGLLTCWFAGARGGLRSLSVITAQIGAITLGSVLLYWPFHRSYQQFYFGLTRWNEPTDPRLYLVIHGLFLFIIGSYLLLRLALNSVSRKTIPVWEIVLASVVAVPLVLLQQTLIGLLSFLLILTLILAVQRNKPEEQFVLIMIGTGLVLSIFCELYAIKGDIGRMNTVFKLYLQVWILWAVASGACVMFLFRALPHSFSLRLPWFVGLGILLLASLVYPPLGTWSRLHDRFNTAIGLTLDGTVFMRHAVYHDERGTMCLHRDLEAITWIQDHISGTPVILEGHTPVYRWGGRVSIYTGLPTVLGWDWHQRQQRWGYQWMIDERLQDIQTMYSSISPEQTLPLLDKYDIHYIYVGDLERNYYPQAGLRKFDLMVGKQLDLVYNRDGVKIYKVRDRDWR, encoded by the coding sequence GTGGCCAGTCTCACTATCGGACATACGTTGCGGGGGAAGGGCCATTCTATAGCCCTTCTCGGCATATTGATCCTGGCGGCCGCCTTCCGCTACTTTGGGGTCAACTGGGATCAGTCGCAGCATATGCATCCCGATGAGCGCCAAATTACGATGGTAGCGCTGAATCTGTCGCTGCCGTGGCCACCGAATTGGAGCAACCTGGTTGACCCGCATCTCAGTACGCTTAACCCCCACTTCTTCGCTTATGGATCGTTCCCTATTTATTTGCTGCGCCTCATCGCCCTCATCGCTTCCCTGGCCAATCCGAATCTCGATAGCTATAACTATTTGAACCTTGTAGGACGTTTCATCTCAGCCTCCTTTGATCTGGGGATCATCCTCGTCTCCTACCGCCTGGCCACCATAGTGTACGGTAGAAGTGTAGCTTTACTCTCGGCAGCCTTCATCGCCCTCACCGTTTTCCATATCCAGGCCGCTCATTTCTACGCGGTTGATACCCTACTCACCTTCTTTGTTCTCCTCTCCTTGCTTGCTGCTTTACACGTGTTGCGACGTCCAACTATATCGAACTCCATTTTTGCCGGCAGCAGCGTAGGATTAGCCTTGGCCTGTAAGGTGAGCGCCTTGCCGATTATAGTGCCACTGGTTGGAGCCTTTTTATTAGCGTCACCACCCCAGCACGCTGAAGACCTCTCACAGAGGAGGCCCTCTCTTCCTTATTTGTGGCATAAGATAGCCCTCTTGTCCTTAGCCCTCACCTCAACCGTGGTCGTCTTCTTCATCACGCAACCATATGCCCTTCTCGATTGGACTAGTTATCTCTCTGATGTAATCTACCAGAACAATATGGTGAGAGGCATCATCGACTTACCCTACACACGACAATATGTGGGCACCATATCTTATCTATATTTCTTGACAAACCTTACCATATGGGGTATGGGGCCGCTGCTTGGATCAGTGGCGGTGGCTGGAACCATACTGGTGATCGTCAGAGGACTTCGCCAACCACGGCAGGAGGAGTGGCTACTGCTGGCTTGGGTAATCCCCTATTTCCTGATCACCGGCAGCTTCTACGCCAAGTTTATGCGTTATCTACTGCCCATCATGCCCCTGCTTTCCATTTACGGCGCCGCTGCTTTACTCTGGTTGCGAGACAGGCTAAAGCGACAGAATCCACCACTGATGCTAATGGTTAATGCATTCATAGCCAGCGTCGTTTTGGCCTCACTGTTTTATAGCCTCGCTTTTGTCAGCATCTACAGCCGTCCCTTGACCCGGGTAACTGCCTCCCGCTGGATATATGAACATATACCCCCGGGATCGATCCTTTCCTACGAACATTGGGATGATCGTTTGCCTTTCGATCTTGTAGTTGATGGGAAACATAGAGCGTCGAACGAATATAAATTCCTGGAAATGCCTCTTTACGAGAAGGACGATCAGGCTAAGTTGTATCTCATCATCCGCAATTTGGGCCAGAGCGATTATATCGTGTTTTCAAGTAACCGGCTGTATGGCTCGATACCAAAGTCCCCAGAACGCTATCCACTTACGACTCGTTTCTATGAGTTGCTCTTTGATGAGAAGCTTGGTTATCACCTCAAGAAGGTATTCACTTCGTATCCGGGGCTGTTCGGCCTCCAGCTTGTAGACGATTGGGCAGATGAGAGCTTCACTGTCTATGATCATCCAAAGGTATTAATTTTTGAGAGAACTAAGATGTTATCTGATGAGGAGTTGCGTGAAGCGTTCGCGCCTGTCCTGATGAAGATGGATGCAGAGCTCTCCGGAAAGAAGCAGGGGCTGTTATTAACACCTGCTCAACTGAAAACCATCTCTACGGGTGGAACTTATTACAAAATCTTCGACCGGAATGGACTGGAGAATAAGCTGCCCATACTTATCTGGGCGGTGATGATCGAGGTTATCGGTGTGGCCATGCTGCCTCTAGCTCTGGCTGTCTTCCCCAACTTATCGGATGGTGGTTATCCCTTCACCAAAACGATCGGTCTCCTTATCCTCTCCTGGCTGACCTGGATAAGCGTTAGCCTTGGGGTATGGCCAAATACTAGAGGGACGGTATTCGCCATATTCATAATTCTAACGATAACCGGCGGCTGTCTTGGTTATATGAGGCGACAAGCGCTCATCTCTTTTTGGCGCACAAAGCGAGGATTAATTCTCGGGTACGAGGCCATCTTCTGGATAGCCTTTTCCCTGTTCGTTCTTATCCGTCTGGCCAACCCCGATCTCTGGCACCCCTACCGCGGTGGGGAAAAGCCGATGGATCTGGCTTATCTTATAGCGACGATCAAGAGTGCCTCTTTCCCTCCCTACGATCCCTGGTTTGCTGGCGGCTATATGAACTACTACTACTTTGGGCAGATCATCGTCGCCACTCTCATCAAGCTATCAGGTATCATCCCCACCACAGCCTTTAATTTGGTCATACCCACCCTTTTTGCCCTAACATTTAGTGGGACTTTTTCGCTTGGCTATAATATCAGTGCAGGTTGGATCAGGGCTGGCAGGATACCCACCTTTCTCAGTGGACTTGCCGCCGCCATCTTCGCTACCAGCATAGGCAACCTGGGCGGTGCCCTCCAAATCATCGCTCAAGTAGCCCATCTTGGTGGAGGACATGGCGGGGAGCCACTCAGTGCAATGGTGAATCACGTCCTGATCGGTGCCTGGCGACTCCTCAGCGGAGTAGTGCCCTTCTCCATCCCTCCTGATTGGTACTGGGTTAGCAGTCGCATCTATCCTGGGGCAACAGTAAATGAGTTTCCCCTTTTTACCTTTCTTTTTGCTGATCTCCATGCCCATCTGATTGCCTTGCCCTTCACAATCCTCCTCCTGGGACTGGTCCTCAATCTCGTCAAGGGATGCACAAGGGGGTCGGCTACATCGGCACAACGAGCTTCCATTTCAATCATATCTGGGCAACTGCCTCTCTTGGGAATCTTGAGCCTAACTTTAGGGGGTCTCTTCATCACCAACTCCTGGGATTTCCCCACTTATCTGCTCATCAGCGGCGTGGGCCTTCTTACCTGCTGGTTCGCAGGAGCCAGAGGTGGCCTGCGCAGCCTGAGCGTGATTACTGCTCAAATAGGGGCCATCACTTTGGGCAGTGTCTTACTCTACTGGCCATTCCATCGCAGTTACCAGCAATTCTACTTCGGGCTCACGCGCTGGAATGAACCCACCGATCCACGGCTCTACCTCGTTATTCATGGTCTTTTCCTCTTCATCATCGGCAGCTATTTATTGCTGAGGTTGGCCTTAAATTCAGTGTCCAGAAAGACTATACCTGTTTGGGAAATTGTTTTAGCCAGCGTTGTGGCCGTGCCCCTGGTTCTTCTGCAGCAGACTTTGATCGGGCTATTATCCTTCTTGCTCATTCTGACTCTTATTTTGGCCGTGCAGCGCAATAAGCCTGAGGAACAATTCGTACTGATAATGATCGGAACTGGGCTCGTGCTCAGCATCTTTTGTGAACTGTATGCCATCAAGGGTGACATCGGGAGGATGAACACCGTCTTTAAGCTCTACCTACAGGTATGGATACTATGGGCCGTGGCCAGTGGTGCCTGCGTGATGTTTTTGTTCCGGGCTCTCCCCCACTCCTTCTCCTTGCGCCTCCCCTGGTTCGTCGGATTGGGGATTCTTCTCCTCGCCAGTCTTGTCTATCCACCGCTCGGCACCTGGTCCCGCTTGCATGACCGCTTCAATACAGCTATCGGATTGACCCTGGATGGCACGGTGTTCATGCGCCACGCTGTTTATCACGATGAGAGAGGGACGATGTGCCTGCATCGCGACCTGGAAGCCATCACCTGGATTCAGGATCATATTTCTGGCACCCCGGTCATTCTGGAAGGACACACCCCTGTGTACCGCTGGGGTGGGCGTGTCTCTATATATACGGGCTTACCGACGGTGCTTGGTTGGGATTGGCATCAGAGACAGCAACGCTGGGGTTACCAATGGATGATCGATGAGCGCCTGCAGGATATTCAGACCATGTACTCAAGTATCTCACCGGAACAAACGCTGCCCTTGCTTGATAAATACGATATCCATTACATTTATGTGGGTGATCTGGAGAGAAACTATTATCCGCAGGCTGGGCTACGTAAGTTTGATCTGATGGTAGGCAAACAACTGGACCTGGTCTATAATCGAGATGGAGTCAAGATTTATAAGGTTAGGGATCGGGATTGGCGCTGA
- a CDS encoding DUF2298 domain-containing protein has protein sequence MADWEGIGIWFLTVQFVGLAVLPLSLRLFRNLPDKGYTLAKPLGILLSAYILWLGATFGILDNTRRTIIFLVIAIGLVCWWPAVTRRELITFWSNRRWIIASTEILFFIALVGWAMIRSFDPAIAATEKPMEFTYLNAILRSERFPPHDPWLSGHPISYYYFGYVMMAMLTRLASIPSSVSFNLSIALLFALTVGGSFSLAYNLARAFKEDRGAQNDVGDNSLGPIGCGLLAALFVAILGNLEGVVEILNSHGWLSLEAWRWLQIKDLPRPYISASWLPSDWLWWWRASRVIGTFDPVSGISYDYTINESPFFSFLLGDLHPHVLSLPFTLMGISLAFNLYRSRGEVTLAGLCHQSLALFLIALCLGGLAFLNTWDLPTYLFLITLSFVALQYRQQRRFDRTLVKNSLIFGAILLLLSIVLYTLFYFTFQSQASGIGIVGIHTKLRHFLLFWGPLLLPALSFLVINWCQRLFGLAKSEEMGIKRGMTLSTLGHSPLESRSILFWGSTALIVLLLILLGAPVLGVIYPLLIGTINLTIRLWNTRQSDPSTGITPLGNVDGQVVIRPMGNGPDEGGRSLPATGFVLLMLGTGMLLIFGCELLFVRDLFGNRMNTVFKLYYQSWLLLAIVAAFALYQLSTLIHISLHLAKRLAVLLLLALNLIVLMAGFVYPLAATISKSNGFLGHPTLDGLSYLAQTQPEEYQAITWLNDHISGAPVILEAAGPSFSLYARVSANTGLPTVLGWEFHEAQWRGSLAEVTSRKSDVETIYRTMDQALAKTLLKKYNVKYVYVGQLERQTYASAGPRALEKFDAFMDIVYKNPAVTIYHVKDDHE, from the coding sequence ATGGCCGATTGGGAAGGGATTGGCATCTGGTTTCTCACCGTCCAGTTTGTCGGACTGGCTGTTTTACCTCTCTCCTTAAGGCTTTTTCGCAATCTACCCGATAAGGGCTACACCTTAGCCAAACCGCTGGGGATACTCCTCTCAGCATACATCTTATGGTTGGGAGCCACCTTCGGTATCCTGGATAATACCCGGCGAACTATCATCTTTCTGGTCATCGCCATTGGGCTCGTCTGCTGGTGGCCAGCGGTGACTCGTAGGGAACTAATTACATTTTGGTCAAACAGGCGCTGGATCATCGCTAGTACAGAAATCCTGTTCTTCATAGCCTTAGTAGGCTGGGCGATGATTCGTTCCTTCGATCCGGCAATAGCGGCCACCGAGAAGCCGATGGAGTTTACCTATCTGAACGCTATCCTCAGAAGTGAACGTTTCCCTCCCCACGATCCCTGGCTTTCTGGTCACCCCATTAGCTACTATTACTTTGGTTATGTGATGATGGCCATGCTCACCAGGCTTGCCTCCATACCATCAAGCGTCTCCTTCAACCTCTCCATCGCTCTTCTCTTTGCCTTAACAGTCGGTGGGTCTTTCTCATTAGCCTACAACCTGGCGAGGGCTTTCAAAGAGGATAGAGGCGCTCAAAACGATGTGGGGGACAATTCTCTAGGACCTATTGGTTGCGGGCTATTGGCTGCCCTGTTTGTGGCCATCTTGGGCAATCTGGAGGGAGTCGTCGAAATACTGAACTCCCACGGATGGCTCTCCCTCGAAGCGTGGCGTTGGCTACAGATCAAGGACCTCCCCCGACCATACATCAGCGCCTCCTGGCTGCCCTCGGACTGGCTCTGGTGGTGGCGTGCCTCCCGTGTCATAGGCACTTTTGATCCAGTGAGCGGCATCAGCTATGACTACACCATCAATGAGTCCCCCTTTTTCAGCTTTTTGTTAGGCGACCTCCATCCGCATGTCCTATCTTTACCCTTCACTCTGATGGGCATCAGTCTGGCCTTTAATCTATACCGCTCAAGAGGTGAGGTGACGCTAGCCGGGTTGTGCCACCAATCGCTGGCTCTGTTCCTTATCGCCCTCTGCCTGGGTGGGCTTGCCTTTTTGAACACCTGGGACTTACCCACCTATCTCTTCCTCATAACTTTATCCTTCGTTGCTCTTCAATATAGACAGCAACGCCGATTTGACCGCACTCTGGTTAAGAACAGCCTCATCTTCGGTGCTATCCTACTTCTCCTGAGCATCGTTCTATACACACTATTCTACTTCACCTTTCAATCACAGGCGTCTGGCATAGGTATCGTCGGGATACATACCAAGCTGCGGCACTTCCTGCTCTTTTGGGGACCATTGCTCCTTCCAGCGCTTTCCTTCTTGGTCATAAATTGGTGTCAACGTCTATTCGGCTTGGCCAAATCGGAGGAGATGGGAATTAAGCGGGGGATGACCTTGTCTACCCTCGGACATTCACCTCTTGAGAGTCGATCTATATTATTCTGGGGCAGCACTGCCTTGATAGTGCTGCTTCTGATTCTCCTTGGCGCTCCCGTTTTAGGGGTGATCTATCCATTGCTGATCGGCACAATTAACCTCACAATACGCCTATGGAATACTCGCCAGAGCGATCCCTCAACGGGCATCACCCCGTTGGGCAACGTTGATGGGCAGGTTGTCATACGTCCAATGGGCAATGGTCCTGACGAGGGGGGACGATCGCTACCAGCTACCGGTTTTGTCTTGCTCATGCTGGGCACCGGAATGCTCCTCATCTTTGGCTGTGAACTGCTCTTCGTGCGGGATCTCTTTGGCAACCGGATGAATACCGTCTTTAAGCTTTACTACCAGTCCTGGCTACTGCTGGCGATCGTTGCTGCCTTCGCTCTATACCAACTTTCAACCCTAATACACATATCCCTTCATTTAGCCAAAAGATTAGCGGTGCTCCTATTGCTGGCCTTGAACCTCATCGTGCTGATGGCCGGCTTCGTCTATCCACTGGCAGCTACCATTTCCAAGTCCAACGGCTTCCTTGGCCATCCTACCCTGGACGGGCTTTCCTACTTGGCCCAGACGCAACCAGAGGAGTACCAGGCCATCACCTGGCTGAACGATCATATTAGCGGCGCCCCAGTCATTCTGGAGGCTGCCGGCCCATCGTTTAGTCTTTACGCTCGTGTCTCGGCCAATACAGGACTACCAACGGTGCTCGGTTGGGAATTCCATGAGGCTCAATGGCGCGGATCGCTGGCCGAGGTGACCAGCCGCAAGAGCGATGTCGAGACGATTTACCGAACTATGGATCAGGCGCTGGCCAAGACGCTTCTAAAGAAGTACAACGTTAAGTACGTCTATGTCGGGCAGCTGGAACGCCAGACCTATGCGTCAGCCGGCCCTAGAGCACTGGAGAAATTCGATGCTTTTATGGACATAGTTTACAAGAATCCAGCCGTGACTATTTACCACGTCAAGGATGACCACGAATGA
- a CDS encoding glycosyltransferase family 39 protein, with protein sequence MTEESTLPKRVQLDLSLEMVFYLVILSMAALLRFWGLGSWPLSPTEGDLSFQAWSLYRGHAALMERSPLLIYAQALIFFLFGANDASARVGTAMAGTALVMLPYLWRDYLGRVGALLASLLMALSPISLYYSRQAVPEVLAAFLTLLLVICLSRYLRDKTSQWLWLSAIAAGSLVAVGPSGYNSLIVLVVSGIGLWASARLPWMKTARTGTASLLESAIPLTREQASKWLLLSGGSLCLVITGGLSNLHGVQEGLIDPLGTWLVSISSGNFFSLQPVALLALLGYETLASVFGGATIIWRSSRDLLLAFLVWWTVTSFILMLAFGQVSLLFLVLLPLLLLASVTLSRLISELRPYLVLSRVALFLLLLLPPLLLVWFALNHFTLPGQRLGWEIILAILGLLMAAIGLAWWWFKEEIVPLGGLLLFGLLFTLHIHHSLGLNTQPTAATSTLLTRRVTSQDVRALTRQTDDVLAAAPAGMAVSIIVDTTYKEPLQWYLRDYKGVIFATKPVGDKAYVIIVPAGVGSPQGHYWGQQYQLSESQKISSLEFRRLWRWWMYQEPLWPEKYDNVVLWVKV encoded by the coding sequence ATGACTGAAGAGAGCACCTTACCTAAGCGAGTACAGCTTGATCTCAGTCTGGAGATGGTATTCTATCTAGTCATCCTTTCTATGGCCGCCTTGCTACGATTCTGGGGGCTTGGTTCCTGGCCCCTGAGTCCAACAGAAGGAGACCTATCCTTCCAAGCGTGGTCTCTATATCGTGGACATGCGGCCCTTATGGAGCGATCGCCACTTCTAATTTACGCCCAGGCCCTAATTTTCTTCCTTTTTGGAGCGAACGATGCCAGTGCCCGTGTGGGAACAGCCATGGCCGGTACGGCTCTGGTAATGCTGCCTTATTTATGGCGTGACTACCTGGGCAGAGTGGGGGCCTTGCTTGCTTCCCTACTTATGGCTCTATCGCCCATATCCCTCTATTACTCTCGCCAAGCTGTGCCAGAGGTTCTGGCCGCCTTTCTCACCTTACTCCTGGTCATCTGTCTATCTCGTTACCTTCGAGATAAGACCTCACAATGGCTTTGGTTAAGCGCCATAGCTGCTGGGTCACTTGTGGCGGTAGGCCCCTCAGGCTACAACAGCCTTATCGTTCTGGTCGTTTCTGGAATTGGACTTTGGGCATCGGCTCGCCTTCCCTGGATGAAGACAGCCCGGACAGGTACCGCTAGTCTTTTGGAAAGTGCCATACCTCTGACCAGAGAGCAGGCTAGCAAATGGCTTCTCCTGAGCGGTGGATCATTATGCCTGGTAATCACTGGGGGCTTATCAAATCTTCACGGGGTACAGGAAGGGCTGATCGATCCCTTGGGCACCTGGCTTGTTTCAATCAGTTCAGGAAACTTTTTCTCTCTTCAACCAGTCGCCCTGTTAGCCTTGTTAGGCTATGAAACTTTGGCTTCGGTCTTCGGGGGTGCGACTATTATATGGCGATCTAGCCGTGATCTCCTTCTCGCCTTCCTCGTTTGGTGGACAGTTACTAGCTTCATCCTGATGTTAGCCTTTGGGCAGGTCAGCCTTCTCTTCCTAGTGTTACTACCTCTATTGCTCCTGGCATCGGTGACCCTGAGCCGCTTAATCTCCGAGCTCAGACCCTATCTAGTGCTCTCAAGGGTTGCCTTGTTCCTGCTCCTGCTTCTACCACCGCTATTATTGGTATGGTTCGCCCTGAACCATTTCACCTTACCCGGACAAAGGCTCGGCTGGGAAATCATCCTCGCCATATTAGGTTTGTTGATGGCCGCGATCGGACTGGCCTGGTGGTGGTTCAAGGAAGAAATAGTGCCACTCGGTGGATTACTGTTGTTTGGTCTCCTGTTCACCCTGCATATCCATCACTCCCTCGGTCTCAACACCCAACCAACTGCGGCAACAAGCACCCTTTTGACTAGACGGGTGACGTCCCAGGATGTCAGAGCCCTCACAAGGCAGACGGATGATGTCCTTGCGGCGGCACCAGCAGGCATGGCCGTCTCAATTATCGTGGACACAACTTATAAGGAACCCTTGCAATGGTATTTACGCGATTACAAAGGGGTCATCTTCGCCACAAAGCCTGTAGGGGACAAGGCTTATGTTATCATTGTGCCCGCTGGCGTCGGTTCGCCCCAAGGCCACTATTGGGGGCAACAATATCAGTTGAGCGAATCCCAGAAGATATCATCTCTGGAATTTAGGCGCTTATGGCGCTGGTGGATGTATCAGGAGCCACTCTGGCCGGAAAAATATGACAATGTCGTCCTTTGGGTAAAAGTATAG